Proteins co-encoded in one Arachis hypogaea cultivar Tifrunner chromosome 13, arahy.Tifrunner.gnm2.J5K5, whole genome shotgun sequence genomic window:
- the LOC112792708 gene encoding protein SCAR3 isoform X2 has translation MTTASRSRRLMVRVQNIEASLPPLEKAVLAQTSHIHFAYTSGCEWHPRIKTARNHFIYNDLPHFIMDSYEECHDPPRLHFLDKFDTGGPGSCFKRYSDPAFFKKASADSDEIYSEKTEKARKSHKNKKKRSSRKNGELSRREQMHSNRSRMQFISPTANGQLSSSQSATTIDMKMKSDMEVRSSSFDSKAGAGYIECVFHPSYSVQSNEQDHREPPSSRPTQKTAAFRSVSPLIDDSVSHGSLEKKIGSSSSCVTWDQKEDIVESTSQASVKDNTPERIQEKHDYDVLANEDVNIPNVDCHDILFDEESNLKPDYSRVQTDDVDSEPDSYVDALNTIESETVESEFENEFAYETKPEEQEFTHPVMHGRIENEVSEAPPNIFNNDLCDAVTQNGYIVSLNKETGRDFPEAPQENHHLRSEPHELEVASVSPSDVLDGEEMVGDTDSLNKEIFSNLSDSLQDPSVRSDPHESDLGPLSLSNVPDGHEMTSEAVSLNKETFGNIPGSPQKIASVGSVSDVSNLASMDQLDVPASDEMTNVADSHSFESPICGQVPLTRESSVLDHPICTDSFIGSHTAKDTVSIDDTVSAHLEADTSLSGSKSSNLPEEEVGRIDSNNCKSEETPRESSSDRSVRFWTNGGLLGLEPSKPPDFNTSSSLSQGSLPTKSEVDVGSHNKSMQKSNGYKMGQDLPDEVVERILKEPSSRCLTSNHNDDQACISSKNSGSSQPSNVCSQTERNALGEIRVSSPGNVLPSGPEPNHGSGENSSRVFGLGHRLLLNSFQRKVSLDERSATSNSLKSILLDESVQNGIAKQSLPEATVKEKANPGYPIDSLPPSPPLEHMKISFHPVSGHETSKLKLKFPEGSNHREHIRDMFPSFQLVPESSIPLDDAGSHSDGDDTFCRSSPYLSDDCLSPHSDDNSDQWESEETPESSDHGVYDSPHRRSSSESMLSTKEHGGLSNDATNMANVEPYLSVPSLDFPSYENVNPVREKESSKQSQDNNAVVLRSNPESAPPPPRPPPPPPTQWRVSKPQLETTNGTQHYMSEDSEHIHDGSLPQSTLFQQSRLARVEQMQINDDNYHSQDSIIHKLKDKLDMPKLKSPREINQLRAAKGMDEREDFLHQIRAKSMNLRRTATEKQNNATAMGPAASDKVSAILEKANAIRQVVASDDGEDDDDDDTWSDS, from the exons ATGACAACTGCTTCTAGGAGCCGTAGATTGATGGTTCGTGTTCAAAACATTGAGGCTTCCTTACCGCCATTGGAGAAGGCTGTATTGGCACAAACAAGTCACATACACTTTGCTTATACATCTG GTTGTGAGTGGCATCCACGCATAAAAACTGCTCGAAATCATTTCATTTACAATGACTTGCCGCATTTTATAATGGATTCATATGAAGAATGCCATGATCCTCCACGCCTGCATTTTCTTGATAA ATTCGATACTGGTGGCCCCGGATCTTGTTTTAAGAGATATTCAGATCCAGCCTTCTTCAAGAAAGCATCAGCAGATTCAGATGAGATATACTCTGAGAAAACTGAAAAGGCTAGAAAAAGCCATAAAAACAAG AAGAAAAGGTCTTCACGGAAGAATGGAGAACTTTCGAGGCGTGAACAGATGCATAGCAACAGGAGCAG AATGCAATTTATTTCTCCTACTGCCAATGGGCAACTCTCTTCCTCACAATCAGCCACCACAATAGATATGAAAATGAAATCAGATATGGAAGTTCGTTCAAGTTCTTTTGATTCAAAGGCTGGTGCTGGCTACATTGAATGTGTTTTCCATCCAAGCTACTCTGTGCAATCTAATGAGCAGGATCATAGGGAACCACCCTCTTCAAGGCCAACACAGAAAACCGCCGCTTTTCGGTCAGTTTCTCCTCTTATAGATGATAGTGTTTCACATGGTtcattggaaaaaaaaattgggTCTAGTTCATCTTGTGTTACTTGGGATCAAAAGGAAGACATAGTGGAATCCACAAGTCAAGCTTCTGTTAAAGATAATACTCCTGAGAGGATTCAGGAAAAGCATGACTATGATGTGCTTGCAAATGAGGATGTTAACATACCAAATGTTGATTGTCATGATATCCTATTTGATGAAGAAAGCAACCTAAAACCAGACTACAGCAGGGTTCAAACAGATGATGTTGACAGTGAACCTGATAGTTATGTGGATGCTCTTAACACTATCGAATCAGAAACAGTTGAATCGGAATTTGAAAATGAGTTTGCTTATGAAACAAAACCCGAGGAGCAGGAGTTCACCCATCCTGTTATGCATGGAAGGATTGAAAATGAAGTTTCGGAAGCTCCACCTAATATATTCAACAATGATTTATGTGATGCTGTTACTCAAAATGGGTATATAGTTTCCTTGAATAAAGAAACAGGAAGGGATTTCCCTGAAGCACCTCAAGAAAATCATCATCTAAGATCAGAGCCACATGAACTAGAAGTGGCATCGGTGAGTCCATCAGATGTTCTTGATGGTGAAGAAATGGTTGGAGACACGGATTCCCTAAATAAAGAAATATTCAGCAATTTGTCTGACTCGTTGCAAGATCCTTCTGTCAGATCAGACCCACATGAATCAGATTTGGGACCTTTGAGCCTATCAAATGTTCCAGATGGCCATGAAATGACCAGTGAAGCCGTTTCATTAAACAAAGAAACTTTCGGGAATATCCCTGGTTCACCACAAAAGATTGCTTCTGTGGGATCAGTGTCAGATGTGTCTAATTTGGCCTCTATGGATCAGCTGGATGTTCCAGCTAGTGATGAAATGACAAATGTAGCTGATTCTCATTCCTTTGAGAGCCCCATCTGTGGACAGGTTCCTCTCACACGTGAAAGTTCTGTTTTGGATCACCCGATATGCACAGATTCCTTCATTGGGTCTCATACTGCGAAAGATACAGTCTCGATCGATGATACTGTCTCAGCCCACCTTGAAGCCGATACGTCACTTTCTGGTTCTAAAAGCTCTAATTTACCAGAAGAAGAAGTGGGCAGGATTGACAGCAATAATTGCAAATCTGAAGAGACTCCCAGAGAGTCTTCTAGTGACCGTTCAGTGAGATTCTGGACAAATGGTGGATTACTAGGACTTGAACCATCCAAACCTCCTGACTTCAACACGTCTAGTTCCTTAAGCCAAGGTTCTTTGCCCACAAAAAGTGAGGTGGATGTCGGTTCACATAATAAATCTATGCAAAAAAGCAATGGTTATAAAATGGGACAGGATTTACCAGACGAGGTTGTTGAAAGGATTTTAAAGGAACCAAGTTCTAGATGCTTAACATCAAACCACAATGATGATCAGGCTTGCATCTCATCAAAGAACTCTGGCAGTTCTCAGCCGAGTAATGTATGTAGTCAAACTGAGAGGAATGCTTTGGGGGAGATAAGGGTAAGTTCCCCTGGAAATGTTCTCCCATCTGGCCCTGAACCCAATCATGGCAGCGGTGAAAACTCATCACGGGTGTTTGGACTTGGTCATAGATTGTTACTAAATAGTTTTCAACGTAAAGTTTCTCTTGATGAAAGATCTGCGACttctaattctctgaaatctATTTTATTGGACGAGAGCGTACAAAATGGCATTGCAAAGCAGTCACTTCCTGAGGCAACCGTCAAAGAGAAAGCTAATCCCGGATATCCTATAGATTCTCTTCCTCCTTCGCCGCCGCTCGAACATATGAAGATATCCTTCCATCCTGTTAGTGGACATGAAACCTCCAAACTAAAACTGAAATTTCCTGAAGGCAGTAATCATCGTGAACATATAAGGGATATGTTTCCGTCATTCCAGTTGGTCCCAGAGTCTTCCATTCCTCTAGATGATGCAGGCTCTCACTCTGATGGCGATGACACTTTTTGTAGATCTTCTCCTTATTTATCGGATGATTGTCTTAGCCCCCACTCCGATGATAATTCAGATCAGTGGGAATCCGAGGAAACTCCCGAAAGCAGTGACCATGGGGTATATGATTCTCCTCACAGAAGGTCATCAAGTGAATCTATGCTAAGTACAAAAGAACACGGTGGACTTTCCAATGACGCTACCAATATGGCGAATGTCGAACCTTATTTATCTGTGCCTTCACTTGATTTCCCAAGTTATGAAAATGTAAATCCTGTACGTGAGAAAGAAAGTAGTAAGCAGTCCCAAGACAACAATGCTGTTGTGCTCCGAAGTAATCCTGAGTCTGCACCGCCACCACCACGACCACCGCCTCCTCCGCCAACACAATGGAGGGTCTCAAAACCACAGTTGGAGACAACAAATGGGACACAACATTATATGTCTGAAGATTCAGAGCATATTCATGATGGAAGTCTTCCACAGTCTACTCTGTTCCAGCAATCTAGACTCGCCAGGGTTGAGCAAATGCAAATTAACGACGACAATTACCACTCTCAGGACAGCATTATACATAAGTTGAAGGATAAG CTGGATATGCCGAAGCTGAAGAGTCCGAGGGAAATAAATCAGTTGAGAGCTGCAAAGGGAATGGATGAAAGAGAAGATTTCCTACATCAGATCAGAGCAAAA TCGATGAACCTGAGGCGGACAGCAACAGAAAAGCAGAATAATGCAACCGCCATGGGTCCTGCCGCCAGCGACAAAGTTTCAGCAATTTTGGAGAAAGCTAATGCAATCCGTCAG GTGGTTGCTAGTGatgatggagaagatgatgatgatgatgatacttGGAGTGACTCCTAA
- the LOC112771814 gene encoding cyclic dof factor 4, which yields MAPLEKTGEEREGIKLFGITITLHAAERKEDEKSSNGSEEDDDHDHGEDQEEMMKKPNKIIACPRCKSMETKFCYFNNYNVNQPRHFCKACHRYWTAGGALRNVPVGAGRRKGKLPSPAAARHGGAICDSSSTVQKFGLDDEEGLVLDEWDVATVIHGGFRQLFHQSSKRRRTSSEDAQPC from the coding sequence ATGGCTCCACTAGAAAAAACTggagaagaaagagaagggatTAAACTGTTTGGCATAACGATCACGTTGCATGCAGcagaaagaaaagaagatgagaAAAGCAGCAATGGTAGCGAAGAAGATGATGATCATGATCATGGAGAAGATCAAGAAGAGATGATGAAGAAACCAAACAAGATCATAGCATGTCCAAGATGCAAGAGCATGGAAACCAAGTTTTGTTACTTCAATAACTACAACGTTAATCAGCCTAGGCATTTCTGCAAGGCCTGCCACAGGTATTGGACTGCCGGAGGGGCCCTTCGCAACGTCCCGGTCGGTGCAGGCCGCCGAAAGGGTAAGCTGCCGTCCCCTGCCGCCGCCCGTCACGGTGGCGCCATCTGTGATTCATCATCCACTGTTCAGAAATTTGGATTAGATGATGAAGAGGGGTTGGTTTTGGACGAGTGGGATGTTGCCACCGTCATTCACGGTGGTTTCCGGCAGCTTTTTCATCAGTCGTCTAAACGGCGGAGGACGAGCTCTGAGGATGCTCAACCTTGttaa
- the LOC112792708 gene encoding protein SCAR3 isoform X1, producing MPLVRLQVRNEFGLGQPELYREANREDPKAVLDGVAVAGLVGILRQLGDLADFAAEVFHGLQEQVMTTASRSRRLMVRVQNIEASLPPLEKAVLAQTSHIHFAYTSGCEWHPRIKTARNHFIYNDLPHFIMDSYEECHDPPRLHFLDKFDTGGPGSCFKRYSDPAFFKKASADSDEIYSEKTEKARKSHKNKKKRSSRKNGELSRREQMHSNRSRMQFISPTANGQLSSSQSATTIDMKMKSDMEVRSSSFDSKAGAGYIECVFHPSYSVQSNEQDHREPPSSRPTQKTAAFRSVSPLIDDSVSHGSLEKKIGSSSSCVTWDQKEDIVESTSQASVKDNTPERIQEKHDYDVLANEDVNIPNVDCHDILFDEESNLKPDYSRVQTDDVDSEPDSYVDALNTIESETVESEFENEFAYETKPEEQEFTHPVMHGRIENEVSEAPPNIFNNDLCDAVTQNGYIVSLNKETGRDFPEAPQENHHLRSEPHELEVASVSPSDVLDGEEMVGDTDSLNKEIFSNLSDSLQDPSVRSDPHESDLGPLSLSNVPDGHEMTSEAVSLNKETFGNIPGSPQKIASVGSVSDVSNLASMDQLDVPASDEMTNVADSHSFESPICGQVPLTRESSVLDHPICTDSFIGSHTAKDTVSIDDTVSAHLEADTSLSGSKSSNLPEEEVGRIDSNNCKSEETPRESSSDRSVRFWTNGGLLGLEPSKPPDFNTSSSLSQGSLPTKSEVDVGSHNKSMQKSNGYKMGQDLPDEVVERILKEPSSRCLTSNHNDDQACISSKNSGSSQPSNVCSQTERNALGEIRVSSPGNVLPSGPEPNHGSGENSSRVFGLGHRLLLNSFQRKVSLDERSATSNSLKSILLDESVQNGIAKQSLPEATVKEKANPGYPIDSLPPSPPLEHMKISFHPVSGHETSKLKLKFPEGSNHREHIRDMFPSFQLVPESSIPLDDAGSHSDGDDTFCRSSPYLSDDCLSPHSDDNSDQWESEETPESSDHGVYDSPHRRSSSESMLSTKEHGGLSNDATNMANVEPYLSVPSLDFPSYENVNPVREKESSKQSQDNNAVVLRSNPESAPPPPRPPPPPPTQWRVSKPQLETTNGTQHYMSEDSEHIHDGSLPQSTLFQQSRLARVEQMQINDDNYHSQDSIIHKLKDKLDMPKLKSPREINQLRAAKGMDEREDFLHQIRAKSMNLRRTATEKQNNATAMGPAASDKVSAILEKANAIRQVVASDDGEDDDDDDTWSDS from the exons atgccactGGTGAGATTGCAGGTGAGGAATGAGTTTGGTTTGGGGCAGCCTGAGCTCTACAGAGAGGCCAACAGGGAAGACCCTAAGGCGGTGCTTGATGGTGTCGCTGTTGCTGGCCTTGTTGGGATCTTGAGGCAACTTGGTGATCTTGCTGA TTTTGCAGCAGAGGTTTTTCATGGTTTGCAGGAACAAGTAATGACAACTGCTTCTAGGAGCCGTAGATTGATGGTTCGTGTTCAAAACATTGAGGCTTCCTTACCGCCATTGGAGAAGGCTGTATTGGCACAAACAAGTCACATACACTTTGCTTATACATCTG GTTGTGAGTGGCATCCACGCATAAAAACTGCTCGAAATCATTTCATTTACAATGACTTGCCGCATTTTATAATGGATTCATATGAAGAATGCCATGATCCTCCACGCCTGCATTTTCTTGATAA ATTCGATACTGGTGGCCCCGGATCTTGTTTTAAGAGATATTCAGATCCAGCCTTCTTCAAGAAAGCATCAGCAGATTCAGATGAGATATACTCTGAGAAAACTGAAAAGGCTAGAAAAAGCCATAAAAACAAG AAGAAAAGGTCTTCACGGAAGAATGGAGAACTTTCGAGGCGTGAACAGATGCATAGCAACAGGAGCAG AATGCAATTTATTTCTCCTACTGCCAATGGGCAACTCTCTTCCTCACAATCAGCCACCACAATAGATATGAAAATGAAATCAGATATGGAAGTTCGTTCAAGTTCTTTTGATTCAAAGGCTGGTGCTGGCTACATTGAATGTGTTTTCCATCCAAGCTACTCTGTGCAATCTAATGAGCAGGATCATAGGGAACCACCCTCTTCAAGGCCAACACAGAAAACCGCCGCTTTTCGGTCAGTTTCTCCTCTTATAGATGATAGTGTTTCACATGGTtcattggaaaaaaaaattgggTCTAGTTCATCTTGTGTTACTTGGGATCAAAAGGAAGACATAGTGGAATCCACAAGTCAAGCTTCTGTTAAAGATAATACTCCTGAGAGGATTCAGGAAAAGCATGACTATGATGTGCTTGCAAATGAGGATGTTAACATACCAAATGTTGATTGTCATGATATCCTATTTGATGAAGAAAGCAACCTAAAACCAGACTACAGCAGGGTTCAAACAGATGATGTTGACAGTGAACCTGATAGTTATGTGGATGCTCTTAACACTATCGAATCAGAAACAGTTGAATCGGAATTTGAAAATGAGTTTGCTTATGAAACAAAACCCGAGGAGCAGGAGTTCACCCATCCTGTTATGCATGGAAGGATTGAAAATGAAGTTTCGGAAGCTCCACCTAATATATTCAACAATGATTTATGTGATGCTGTTACTCAAAATGGGTATATAGTTTCCTTGAATAAAGAAACAGGAAGGGATTTCCCTGAAGCACCTCAAGAAAATCATCATCTAAGATCAGAGCCACATGAACTAGAAGTGGCATCGGTGAGTCCATCAGATGTTCTTGATGGTGAAGAAATGGTTGGAGACACGGATTCCCTAAATAAAGAAATATTCAGCAATTTGTCTGACTCGTTGCAAGATCCTTCTGTCAGATCAGACCCACATGAATCAGATTTGGGACCTTTGAGCCTATCAAATGTTCCAGATGGCCATGAAATGACCAGTGAAGCCGTTTCATTAAACAAAGAAACTTTCGGGAATATCCCTGGTTCACCACAAAAGATTGCTTCTGTGGGATCAGTGTCAGATGTGTCTAATTTGGCCTCTATGGATCAGCTGGATGTTCCAGCTAGTGATGAAATGACAAATGTAGCTGATTCTCATTCCTTTGAGAGCCCCATCTGTGGACAGGTTCCTCTCACACGTGAAAGTTCTGTTTTGGATCACCCGATATGCACAGATTCCTTCATTGGGTCTCATACTGCGAAAGATACAGTCTCGATCGATGATACTGTCTCAGCCCACCTTGAAGCCGATACGTCACTTTCTGGTTCTAAAAGCTCTAATTTACCAGAAGAAGAAGTGGGCAGGATTGACAGCAATAATTGCAAATCTGAAGAGACTCCCAGAGAGTCTTCTAGTGACCGTTCAGTGAGATTCTGGACAAATGGTGGATTACTAGGACTTGAACCATCCAAACCTCCTGACTTCAACACGTCTAGTTCCTTAAGCCAAGGTTCTTTGCCCACAAAAAGTGAGGTGGATGTCGGTTCACATAATAAATCTATGCAAAAAAGCAATGGTTATAAAATGGGACAGGATTTACCAGACGAGGTTGTTGAAAGGATTTTAAAGGAACCAAGTTCTAGATGCTTAACATCAAACCACAATGATGATCAGGCTTGCATCTCATCAAAGAACTCTGGCAGTTCTCAGCCGAGTAATGTATGTAGTCAAACTGAGAGGAATGCTTTGGGGGAGATAAGGGTAAGTTCCCCTGGAAATGTTCTCCCATCTGGCCCTGAACCCAATCATGGCAGCGGTGAAAACTCATCACGGGTGTTTGGACTTGGTCATAGATTGTTACTAAATAGTTTTCAACGTAAAGTTTCTCTTGATGAAAGATCTGCGACttctaattctctgaaatctATTTTATTGGACGAGAGCGTACAAAATGGCATTGCAAAGCAGTCACTTCCTGAGGCAACCGTCAAAGAGAAAGCTAATCCCGGATATCCTATAGATTCTCTTCCTCCTTCGCCGCCGCTCGAACATATGAAGATATCCTTCCATCCTGTTAGTGGACATGAAACCTCCAAACTAAAACTGAAATTTCCTGAAGGCAGTAATCATCGTGAACATATAAGGGATATGTTTCCGTCATTCCAGTTGGTCCCAGAGTCTTCCATTCCTCTAGATGATGCAGGCTCTCACTCTGATGGCGATGACACTTTTTGTAGATCTTCTCCTTATTTATCGGATGATTGTCTTAGCCCCCACTCCGATGATAATTCAGATCAGTGGGAATCCGAGGAAACTCCCGAAAGCAGTGACCATGGGGTATATGATTCTCCTCACAGAAGGTCATCAAGTGAATCTATGCTAAGTACAAAAGAACACGGTGGACTTTCCAATGACGCTACCAATATGGCGAATGTCGAACCTTATTTATCTGTGCCTTCACTTGATTTCCCAAGTTATGAAAATGTAAATCCTGTACGTGAGAAAGAAAGTAGTAAGCAGTCCCAAGACAACAATGCTGTTGTGCTCCGAAGTAATCCTGAGTCTGCACCGCCACCACCACGACCACCGCCTCCTCCGCCAACACAATGGAGGGTCTCAAAACCACAGTTGGAGACAACAAATGGGACACAACATTATATGTCTGAAGATTCAGAGCATATTCATGATGGAAGTCTTCCACAGTCTACTCTGTTCCAGCAATCTAGACTCGCCAGGGTTGAGCAAATGCAAATTAACGACGACAATTACCACTCTCAGGACAGCATTATACATAAGTTGAAGGATAAG CTGGATATGCCGAAGCTGAAGAGTCCGAGGGAAATAAATCAGTTGAGAGCTGCAAAGGGAATGGATGAAAGAGAAGATTTCCTACATCAGATCAGAGCAAAA TCGATGAACCTGAGGCGGACAGCAACAGAAAAGCAGAATAATGCAACCGCCATGGGTCCTGCCGCCAGCGACAAAGTTTCAGCAATTTTGGAGAAAGCTAATGCAATCCGTCAG GTGGTTGCTAGTGatgatggagaagatgatgatgatgatgatacttGGAGTGACTCCTAA